GTCGAGGGCAAGAAGGTGCCGTTCGGGCCGTTGTTCAGCGCGCTCGCGAAGGGGCGGGCGAAACTCCTCCTCGTCGACGGCAGCTACCTGTCGCTGAAGCAGCCCGTCTTCGACCCGCTGCGCGAACTCATCGAGGAGGCCGGATCGCTCCGCGAGTGGGAGGCCGGCCTGACCATCAGCCGCTACCAGACGAGCCTCTGGGCGGAGTTCGAAGACCTCGCCGACCAGTCGGAGACCGCCGTGGCCTGGCGCGACACCGTGGCCGGGCTGCGCGCGGCCGACGGCGTCGAGGAGATCGCCCCGCCCGCCGGGCTCGCGATGGAGCTGCGGCCGTATCAGCTCGCCGGATTCCGGTGGCTCGCGTTCCTGCACCGGCACGGGCTCGGCGGCATCCTCGCCGATGACATGGGCCTCGGCAAGACCGCCCAGACCCTCGCGCTCATCGCGCACGCCTACGAGACCGCGGCCGAGGGCGAGCGACGCCCGTTCCTCGTCGTGGCACCCACGTCGGTCGTCTCGAACTGGGCGGCGGAGTCAACGCGCTTCGTGCCCGGCCTGCGGGTCGAGACGGTGACCGCCACGAGGGCGGCCAGCGGCACACGGCTCGCGGATGTCGCGGCGCGCGCCGACATCGTCGTGACGAGCTACGCGATCCTGCGTCTCGACGCTCCCGAGTTCGCCGGCCTCGACTGGGCCGGGCTCGTGCTCGACGAGGCGCAGTTCGTGAAGAACCACTCGTCGAAGGCGAATGCGGCCGCACGCGACATCCGTGCGCCGTTCCGCCTGGCCGTCACCGGCACGCCGGTCGAGAACAACCTGATGGAGCTCTGGGCGCTGCTGAAGATCGTCGCGCCAGGGCTCTTCCCCTCTGCGCGCGGATTCGCCGAGCGCTTCGCCCGGCCGATCGAGAACGACCACAACGCCGAGCGCCTCGCGACGCTGCGCCGGCGCATCCGCCCGTTCATGCTGCGCCGCACGAAGGACGTCGTCGCCCCCGAGCTGCCGCCGAAGCAGGAGCAGGTGCTGACGGTGCAGCTCGATCCCGAGCACCAGCGTGTCTACGACGCATTCCTGCAGCTCGAACGCCAGAAGCTGCTCGGCCTCATCGACGACCTCGACCGCAACCGGTTCACGGTGTTCCGCTCGCTCACCCTGCTCCGCATGCTGAGCCTGCACGCCGCACTCATCGACTCCGAGCAGTACGCGGACGTGCCGTCGGCGAAGCTCGACGCCCTGTTCGATCAGCTCGACGAGGTCGTCGCCGAGGGGCACCGGGCGCTCGTCTTCAGCCAGTTCACCTCGTTCCTGCAGATCGCCGCCGCCCGACTCGAGGCGGCAGGCGTGCCGTACGCGTACCTCGACGGCGCGACGACCAAGCGTGCCGACGTCATCGCGAAGTTCCGCGACGGCGACGCGCCCGTGTTCCTGATCAGCCTCAAGGCCGGCGGCTTCGGCCTGAACCTCACCGAGGCCGACTACGTGTTCCTGCTCGACCCGTGGTGGAACCCGGCGAGCGAGGCGCAGGCCGTCGACCGGGCGCACCGCATCGGCCAGTCGAAGCCGGTGAACGTCTACCGCATGGTCGCCGAGGGCACGATCGAAGAGAAGGTGATGGCGCTGAAGGCCCGCAAGGCGAAGCTCGTCTCGTCGCTCATGGACGACGGGGAGCTCTTCAGCGAGACCCTCACCGCCGACGACATCAGGGGCCTGCTCGGCGGATGACACCTGTTGGTGCCCCTGGAGGGACTCGAACCCCCAACCTGCTCCTTAGGACGGAGTTGCTCTTCCATTGAGCTACAGAGGCTGGCCGCATCAGAGTCTACCCGCCGCGCGGTAGCGTGTTCTGCGGCGCGCGAGCGCCGGCGAATCGCGGCGCTGCCGCAGAACGGGGCGGCATGGACGAGTCGACGAGCACGAGGTTCTGGGTGGGCGCGTCGACGCTCGGTGCGATCGGTGCGCCGGCGCGCGGCATCCGCTCGCTCGACATCACTGCCGACGGCTCCGCGACGCTCGGCGAACCCGTCGACGTGGGCCCGAACCCCATGTTCCTCGCGATCTCCCACGCCACGGGCGTGCTCGGCATCGTGCACGAGCTCGCCGAGGGCCGAGTCTCGACGTGGACCTTCGAGGGCGACGGCCTCTCGAGCTTCGGCCTGTCCGGCGCGACCGGGGCAGCCGACCCCTGCCACCTCGCCTTCGACGAGGCGGGCGGCCTGTTCTTCGCGGCGAACTACTCGGGTGCACGGGTCTCGGTGCACCACGCGGCTCCGGATGCCCCGGCCGACGTCGCCCTGAGTGCGGACTTCACCGGTTCGGGCCCGA
The DNA window shown above is from Agromyces cerinus and carries:
- a CDS encoding DEAD/DEAH box helicase, whose translation is MPVDTYPFVEELAIARFVGPLNLSRGRTAERAGAVVSLNWDPAHFRLSAEVQGTAPEPYRSTVKLDLGMPGRATILAGACTCPVGRNCKHVAATLIASAARNRQEQADAADFENRDAASAAATGWRGELAVLAGTAHGSDGPEDSAIRQPLALQFELRERVSRKASARQTARDEPASSAASVDRLAVRPVTRGTRGGWIKGSLTWQNVGFQGRAGGFDPAQARWFAEFSLLKGTRHSAFAEYGSAWISLDEYESRTLWALLDAAPRLGIALVGGTARTVIDVARPAVIGLDARHTPAAPGHAPDADPAPAPESDADLVLTPSVTVGGRSYPTELVRLIGDHGVYAFDFAEGTITLAPLAAPLTASGRAAVRRRTPIVVPAAEVATFVEEQYAPLARSLRLASGDGSFALPELPPATLVATMHHEPNHVVRLEWQWEADGGRRFALDAPDAEFHDPERERLVATSAAALLADDPAGLPTVTPGTEPRLRPEAELRGLASAEFTARLVPRLQELERLRMDVIGDPPAYRELVEAPTLTVTTVESDRTDWFDLGVVVTVEGKKVPFGPLFSALAKGRAKLLLVDGSYLSLKQPVFDPLRELIEEAGSLREWEAGLTISRYQTSLWAEFEDLADQSETAVAWRDTVAGLRAADGVEEIAPPAGLAMELRPYQLAGFRWLAFLHRHGLGGILADDMGLGKTAQTLALIAHAYETAAEGERRPFLVVAPTSVVSNWAAESTRFVPGLRVETVTATRAASGTRLADVAARADIVVTSYAILRLDAPEFAGLDWAGLVLDEAQFVKNHSSKANAAARDIRAPFRLAVTGTPVENNLMELWALLKIVAPGLFPSARGFAERFARPIENDHNAERLATLRRRIRPFMLRRTKDVVAPELPPKQEQVLTVQLDPEHQRVYDAFLQLERQKLLGLIDDLDRNRFTVFRSLTLLRMLSLHAALIDSEQYADVPSAKLDALFDQLDEVVAEGHRALVFSQFTSFLQIAAARLEAAGVPYAYLDGATTKRADVIAKFRDGDAPVFLISLKAGGFGLNLTEADYVFLLDPWWNPASEAQAVDRAHRIGQSKPVNVYRMVAEGTIEEKVMALKARKAKLVSSLMDDGELFSETLTADDIRGLLGG